GAACACAGGCTTCAGTAACATGATAGCCTTTCTTGTAAACGCTTTTGGTTGAAGTGCTAGCGGAACCGTCCCTGACAACGCCGAGGGCTTCAAATTTATAACCATCTGGCTTTACAATATCACTGTCATCTATATGAACAACCGGTTCTTTAGGAACCCATTGTTTTACGATCTGAAGGTAGGGATTTAGAGCCTGCGCGGGAATTCCTTTTTTCAGATGTCCGGAAAGGCGATCAACAATATTTATCTTTTTAGAATTTTCATGCAGTTGGTCAACTACATCTGTTAGAAGACAACTTCCACTAGCCAGCATGCCATAAATGATGTCAGCGGTAAACTTACGATCGGGTCTTGGCAAATGATTGGAAATTTTATTTGTAAAACTTAAAATCTTTCTTTTCAGAATATAAGTATTTGATGTAAAATTGGTCATAAGGAATCCTCCTCTTTTTGTTTTATATAGTTTTTTAAATTAACTTTATTTTATATCAAAAAGGGAAAGGATTCCTTATATTTTGGCGTTTTTGAGATTAGGTATAGGTGATATCAGGAGTGCCGTGAAGATTTGCGGAAACTCAAGACGAAGAAGGTTGCTAGGAAGGCTGCCAGGAAGATTACTAATTGGAGCGCGTATAATAACGCCCTCAAGAGTCGAGGAAATCTAAGCATCTTCCTTGCCGAAGATGTTTTTAAGCAAGATGCGCTGAAGCAGAAAAATAATGGTAAAAATGGACACCCGTTTTGTTATTCCGATGAGTTTATTAAATTAATCCTCATCATCCGCGAACTGTTTCATCTGCTACTGCGCCAGACCAGCGGCTTTGCCGAGTTATTGTTTAATGCAATGAAGATTAGCCGAAAGGTTCCAGATTATTCTACTCTCTCTAGGCGAGCTGCCAAACTAACCGTTGACTTCCTGCCGAAATGTCGCTCCAGGGAGAATATTGTTATGCTAATCGATAGCTCTGGCTTTAAGTTATTCGGCGAAGGTGAATGGAAAGCTAGAAAGCATGGCTATAGCCGCCAGCGGACTTGGCGGGAACTACACATCGCTATAGATCACTCTAGCCGAGATATTGTTGGTCTTATTAATACTTCCGCTCATACTCATGACAATACCCAGCTTCTGCCGATGCTAGATCAGGTTCAGTCTCGCTACAGCCCTACCGCTTGTGCAAACCATCATCGGCGACGGAGCTTACGACGCGCAGCGTAATTATCTCGACATCACTAGAAAGCGTGGCATAGAATTCATCGCCCCGCCGCCTAAAAATGCTACACTACACCTCAATACCGGGCGGCACTTTAGTTGGTATGACACACCAGGCTGGGAGGAACGCAACCAAGTTGTTCGGCATGTTATTGAGTATGGTCTAGATGGCTGGAAAGCTGATGTCGACTACCATCGCCGCAGCCTAGTTGAAAATACTTTCTTTAGACTAAAGACCATATTCGGCGAACGGCTGAAATCGCGCACAGAAGCGAACCAACTAACCGAACAAAAACTAAAAGCCCTAATCATTAACCAATTCAATAGCCTAGGACTGCCGAGGTATAGCGGAACCAGCTAACGAGACAAAGCAGGACAAGACAAAGCAGGACAAGACAAAGCAGGACAAGACAAAGCAGGACAAGACAAAGCAGGACAAGACAAAGCAGGACAAGACAAAGCAGGACAAAGCAAAACCCGCAGCAACTAGGGTGAGCTGAGGGTTTGAGGGTTGGGTTGTGCAACAATGCCGACAAGAGCCAACCATTCTCGAGCTATTTGAAGACTCAATTACCTATCTGCGATTTAGGGTTGTTTTGGGTTAGGTGGCTGAACCGGACGCGCATATACAATATTTATCAAATTTCTCCTTATCTGCTACGCTATTTTTATAATATGACGACAGCAGAGTTATCTAAAAGACAGCAGACTGTCCGCACTGTGATCGTTGAAGGTACACTCATGGACGTTCATATGAAGCAAGCCCTTAAGGCATTCGCTCAAGGGAAACTTTCTATTGACGATTTGCTAGCGTTAGCACGCCAGATCGCTGAGAGTGGAGTGCTAGCCGCGCCGATTGACGGACTCTATAGCCTACGATCTCACAAATGATCCCTGCACTGACCCAGACACCGGAGTCATGCATAACCGACTTGGAATCACAACTGCTAACGAACTGGTTCGTGCTGAGAAAGCTACTGCCGCTGCCATGACCACAGCGATATTAGAGAATGTGGAGCCGAATAGTTGGAAACCTTCTCTACTAAGAGACCTTCACTACAAGCTGTTCGGACAGATCTACTCCTGGGCTGGAGAGTACAGGACAGCAGAGATCGGCAAAGGGACATCGCACTTCGCTGCGGCCGAACACGTCACGGCGCAAGTTGAGACGATTCTGGACGCATTGGAGCAAGAATGCCAACATTGGAATCCTCGTGCTACAGCAGTACTTGACCGCCTTGCCCACTACTATTCAGAGCTCAACGCCATTCACCCTTTTCGTGATGGTAACGGACGTACAATCCGTCTGTTCTTGTCTTTGTTAGCCAATCGTTATGGCTGGTGGCTTGACTGGACTGCCATGACAGCTGAAGAGAACGTATAGGCCTGCGCGGCCGCGTTCTACGGTGACGAGACCGTGTTCCTCGGCACCAGACCCCGGACGGTCTGGTTCTTCAACCGCCTCAGCTTCCTTGAACGACCAGGCGCACCCACCACCAACAACCAGCTCGACCTAAAAGGAGGTAGCACCGTGACCACACAGTACCACGACCTCTACGGAGAACTCTTCAGCGGAATGGGATGGGAGTGGGAGTGAGGCTCTACTATTTGCCAGTGTATTGCCATCCAGATAATCATGTGAGAGTATAGAAAATGAAATGAGCGAGCTGAGCGAGCAAGATAAATGGTACCAGGATTTAGATAAATTCAACGAGGTTCCGGCGTCGCGCCTTGGTCGCGTATGTAAAGAAATTGGAAAACGTGCTGCAATAGTGTGGATGGTCATAACCTCGATCGGCACCGACCCTGAAAAACTGGGAGAAGAATATAAGTCTAAGTATTGGAAACCAGGCGACATGATGACAGTATGGACACAGTTTGACCCGCACCCAACATATTCTCAAGAAGAAATACGCGAAGCATTTTAAGTACAATCTCGGGATGCATGCAAAGACTCCGACGGAGGAACATACATATTCTAAGTTTTAAAGTATGGATTTAGTTTTTGTCGCGTAAAACCCGAAATTAAGTTGAAGACATTCACTAGCTTTGAGAGGCTCTAATGGGACACTTTAGCTCTTTGCTGATGGACTCAGTCAGGAAATATAGTCGTGCATACCAAATGCTGCTCAAGCTTGAAGAGAATAGGTCTGCTTGGAGTCGACACCATCGTTTGGAGACCCCCAGGAATTACCATAACTAACGCCACTATTTATAATGGTTCACACAGTTACGAGAGGGATAAACGAACAAGTCGTGTCGGATGACAATGAAAAAAGTAGACGCGCTTCAAGTAGCTTTGTAAAAAAATTGGGTGCACGATTACTGTTGCTAATCTGCGATCGTCACAAAGAAGACCAACCTCAAGCTGAGTAGACAGTCCTCGGACCTAGACCTCATAGAGAGGATATGCATGTTGCAGGATTGCCTAATTGCCGTACAGTTGCTAGCGTAGTGGACTTGGGCGAGTATCCCGAGCCATTGGAATCACGCCTAATAGAGGAAAAACACCGACCGTGGATACAGCCTGCGATAGAATTAGAGCTAAAACTCATGGAGGAAAGAAGAAAGGCGCATGCCAGACTGGTTAGTCTTGGTACTTTAGAAGAATAGGATTCATTCCGTATTGGATATAGACAGTAGAGCGCGGTTGCGCCAGTCTATAGCGTGAAGCGAGCACTCGCCGATCAGAGTCCCACCATCCTTAATGACGAAAGTGTACGCACCAGCAGGCACAGGACCCGAAGTGTCAGTGATCTTGCGCTGGAGCTCCGCAGCCGAACGTGGCCGCCAGTACGGCGGCCCCCCACTGAGCCAGCTCACGCCAGTTTGCACAGGCCTCCACAATGAATGGGATGTGCTCGGGTGCAAGTGCATGGATGTGCGGGCTATCCATCCCTACTCAACCTTTCGTCTCGCAATAGTCTTGATGAGGATCATACTACCCGTAGATTGACATGATATCAAGCAGCGAACGTAAGAACCTTGGGAAAGTGGCATGCCTCTCTTGTTCTCTGGAGGATAGGGAGCTGTTCACAGCACAGTGGAAACTAGCTCTGGCTTACGGGCATGAAAACTAGGAATGCTTTCGTAAATAAATCAAGCTTAGTTCTTGTCCCGCTTTCCAGTCTGTGATTAAATATAACTAACCATGACGAACGAAGACTTAGCTAAACAGATACAAACGCTAACCGAGACGATGAACGTTAAGTTTGATCAGATCAATACCCAACTCTCCGACATCCGCAGTGACCACAAGAACCTTACAAACATAGTAAGAGACATGGAACTACGTATTGACAAACGTTTTGCTGAGGTTGATGAACAGTTTGCTAACGTCAATGAACAATTCGCTGAATTGAAAGCCGGACAAGCCACCCTCCGCACCAATATAGCAGATCTCCGTCATGACATCTTTATTGAAGAAGGTTCACGTGAACAAGTAGATGACACAATCTTCGAAGAACAGAAACAAAACTACGAATCACTTGATAAGCGTCTTCGCCTGCTTGAAACTAAGTTCCATGACTTAGCACAGAAGACGGCAACAATAGCCTAAGTTTGCGACTCCTGCTCTACGCAGATACCTTGCAGCAAACAAGCAAACATTTCTATTGTGGAATAGTCTTATCGCTATGTGATGAGGCTGTTTTAGTAAAGATAATCTCACCACTAGACGTTAGATTACCATCGCATGCCGATACCGACTAACTGCCCGCCGATCTACACCAATCTATGCGGCAATCTCTCGGTTGGACAATCCATCTTTCACGTTTGAACGGAGGTACACTACGATGAAAAACCTACGGCTGCAAATACTCTTTAATCTGTCCCTTCGCCCGCTCTACTGACGTACTATCAGGAATCATCACATACAGCGGCATCGCACCCATGCTATACGTTTGGCGGGTCGCGCCTACTCCATCAACGCTCATTGACTCGACTTTCCAGCCCTTAAAATCATTGAGCTGCATTTTTATCAACGATGCGATCGTCTCCTGACTCATGTTCGTTTGTAGCGAGCTTTGTAATGTCGACAAAATCGCGTTATATCGTGTCAGGTTGCGCGGCTCGCTCATCTTCGCGACGATCGCCTCGATTACCTTCTG
This portion of the TM7 phylum sp. oral taxon 349 genome encodes:
- a CDS encoding transposase; its protein translation is MQTIIGDGAYDAQRNYLDITRKRGIEFIAPPPKNATLHLNTGRHFSWYDTPGWEERNQVVRHVIEYGLDGWKADVDYHRRSLVENTFFRLKTIFGERLKSRTEANQLTEQKLKALIINQFNSLGLPRYSGTS
- a CDS encoding IS5 family transposase — encoded protein: MRKLKTKKVARKAARKITNWSAYNNALKSRGNLSIFLAEDVFKQDALKQKNNGKNGHPFCYSDEFIKLILIIRELFHLLLRQTSGFAELLFNAMKISRKVPDYSTLSRRAAKLTVDFLPKCRSRENIVMLIDSSGFKLFGEGEWKARKHGYSRQRTWRELHIAIDHSSRDIVGLINTSAHTHDNTQLLPMLDQVQSRYSPTACANHHRRRSLRRAA
- a CDS encoding Fic family protein, whose protein sequence is MHNRLGITTANELVRAEKATAAAMTTAILENVEPNSWKPSLLRDLHYKLFGQIYSWAGEYRTAEIGKGTSHFAAAEHVTAQVETILDALEQECQHWNPRATAVLDRLAHYYSELNAIHPFRDGNGRTIRLFLSLLANRYGWWLDWTAMTAEENV